A window of Bacteroidota bacterium contains these coding sequences:
- the deoD gene encoding purine-nucleoside phosphorylase codes for MSIHISAGPGEIAKNILLAGDPLRAKYIADNYLQDVKLVSSTRNIYFFTGTYKDKPVTVGASGMGCPSIGIYSYELYTEYEADCIIRIGTCGAYSKKMNLFDLINVDTACSESTYAQCAFGYKKDRFKHQGKAFDVINETAKELQLEVKTGAIHSGDVFYRQAKGKPAIVKKYKCLAAEMEAFALYSNARFLAKTAATILTVSDIIPTHEKISADEREKALLPMMNLALEAVTRL; via the coding sequence ATGAGCATTCATATCAGCGCCGGACCCGGGGAAATTGCAAAGAATATATTACTGGCCGGCGACCCACTAAGAGCAAAATATATTGCCGATAATTATTTACAGGATGTAAAACTGGTAAGCAGTACCCGCAATATTTATTTTTTTACCGGTACTTATAAAGATAAACCCGTAACTGTCGGCGCAAGCGGCATGGGTTGTCCTTCTATCGGCATTTATTCTTATGAATTATATACTGAGTATGAAGCGGATTGTATTATCCGCATCGGTACCTGCGGTGCTTATTCTAAAAAGATGAACCTGTTTGACCTGATCAATGTTGATACCGCTTGCAGCGAATCAACCTATGCGCAATGTGCATTCGGTTATAAGAAAGATCGTTTCAAACACCAGGGAAAAGCCTTTGATGTTATAAATGAAACAGCAAAAGAATTACAATTGGAAGTTAAGACCGGGGCTATTCATTCCGGTGATGTTTTTTATAGGCAGGCAAAAGGCAAACCGGCTATTGTAAAAAAATATAAATGTCTTGCTGCCGAGATGGAAGCATTTGCTTTATACTCCAATGCACGATTTCTTGCAAAAACAGCAGCTACTATTCTTACAGTATCAGATATTATTCCTACGCATGAAAAGATATCGGCTGATGAACGGGAGAAAGCTTTATTACCAATGATGAATTTGGCGCTGGAGGCGGTGACGAGGCTTTAA
- the hutH gene encoding histidine ammonia-lyase: MSIVFNYGIDTLTIGKVLAIAAGKMKGVINAEASNKIHVSHEYVRQIVADNKTVYGVNTGFGILANTKISEEDTATLQYKILQSHSVGVGDPIPTEVAKLMLITKVQSLAEGFSGVQLSTIERIIWHIESNVIPVVPEKGSVGASGDLAPLSHLFLPLIGLGECFYKGERKNTAEIFKKDNIKPIQLGPKEGLALINGTQFILSFAVKAVQRMHNCLEAADIIGAMSLEALTGTKAPFDERLHELRPFNGNKLVAQRLRLLLKDSDIMQSHIDCGRVQDPYSLRCMPQVHGASRNAWLHLKELTEIELNSVTDNPIILSADDTISGGNFHGQPLALPLDYACFAASELGNISDRRCYLLLEGKWGLPVLLMNNVGLNSGFMIPQYTTAALVTENKTLCFPASADSIPTSLGQEDHVSMGSISGRKLNKVLDNLEFILAIELLSACQAIEFRRPLKSSELLEFAHDYVREFVSFASEDRIFADDINKVAGIIKDFSFVEKVNGFADSKKISLNGKFKSFEI, from the coding sequence ATGAGTATAGTTTTCAACTACGGAATAGATACACTTACTATCGGAAAGGTTCTTGCAATTGCTGCCGGTAAAATGAAAGGCGTAATAAATGCAGAAGCTTCAAATAAGATACATGTTTCGCATGAATATGTAAGGCAGATAGTAGCGGATAATAAAACCGTTTATGGTGTGAATACCGGCTTCGGCATTTTAGCTAATACAAAAATTTCTGAAGAAGATACAGCAACTCTGCAGTATAAAATTTTACAAAGTCATAGTGTTGGGGTAGGGGACCCGATACCCACAGAAGTAGCTAAATTGATGCTGATAACAAAAGTACAGTCACTGGCAGAAGGTTTCAGTGGTGTGCAGTTATCTACGATCGAACGCATCATCTGGCATATAGAAAGTAATGTGATACCGGTAGTGCCTGAAAAGGGTAGTGTAGGAGCTAGTGGCGATTTAGCTCCGCTGTCACATTTGTTTTTACCGCTGATTGGATTAGGAGAATGTTTTTATAAAGGCGAAAGAAAAAATACAGCTGAAATATTTAAGAAAGATAATATCAAGCCTATTCAACTTGGGCCGAAAGAAGGATTAGCACTTATCAACGGAACACAATTCATCTTATCATTTGCTGTAAAGGCAGTACAAAGAATGCATAACTGTCTTGAAGCAGCAGATATAATCGGTGCAATGAGTCTTGAAGCATTGACCGGAACCAAAGCACCTTTTGATGAACGATTACATGAACTGCGTCCTTTTAATGGAAATAAATTAGTAGCACAGCGATTGAGATTATTATTGAAAGATTCTGACATCATGCAAAGTCATATTGATTGTGGTCGTGTACAGGATCCTTATTCACTCCGTTGCATGCCACAGGTACATGGTGCAAGCCGCAATGCATGGTTACATTTAAAAGAGTTGACAGAGATAGAATTGAATTCAGTTACTGATAATCCCATCATACTTTCTGCTGATGACACGATCAGCGGTGGTAACTTTCACGGACAGCCTCTTGCATTACCATTAGACTATGCTTGCTTTGCTGCATCCGAATTGGGAAATATTTCTGATCGCCGTTGTTATTTATTACTGGAAGGTAAATGGGGGCTTCCTGTTTTACTCATGAATAACGTTGGTTTGAATTCTGGTTTTATGATTCCCCAATACACTACTGCGGCACTCGTAACAGAAAACAAAACTTTATGTTTCCCTGCAAGTGCTGATAGTATTCCCACTTCACTCGGGCAAGAAGATCATGTAAGCATGGGAAGTATTAGTGGAAGAAAACTGAATAAGGTTTTAGATAATCTTGAATTTATTCTCGCTATAGAATTACTTTCTGCCTGCCAGGCCATTGAATTCCGCCGGCCATTAAAAAGTTCTGAACTGTTAGAGTTTGCTCATGATTATGTTCGTGAGTTTGTAAGCTTCGCATCCGAGGATAGAATATTTGCGGATGATATTAATAAAGTCGCTGGTATTATCAAAGATTTTTCTTTTGTGGAGAAAGTGAACGGGTTTGCGGATTCAAAAAAAATCTCATTGAATGGTAAATTCAAAAGCTTTGAGATATAA
- a CDS encoding DUF1891 domain-containing protein: MPSKQQVIGLSPIRITKTSPLERFYFLRILRKRNLTTDFITLFRVISSLQNDIYLSQLSASGSEALPL, encoded by the coding sequence CTGCCTTCTAAGCAGCAGGTCATTGGTTTGAGTCCAATCCGGATCACAAAAACCTCTCCATTGGAGAGGTTTTATTTTTTAAGAATATTGCGTAAACGGAACTTGACGACTGATTTTATAACGTTATTTAGAGTCATTTCTTCACTTCAAAATGATATTTACCTGAGCCAGCTTTCAGCATCAGGTAGCGAGGCACTGCCCCTTTGA
- a CDS encoding alpha-L-rhamnosidase: MKRILIGFILLVSVSKISAQVTVANLLCENLSNPLGLGIKQPRFSWQLVSDKRNTMQTAYEVKVMQGKTVAWNSGKLMSDQSVFISYGGSALQSGKKYNWQVRVWDNEGKASTWSEPAWFQMALLDTMDWKANWIEPGFAEEASRPTPLFRKEFKAAKKIQSATAYITSHGMYEGYINGKRIGEYYLTPGWTSYNKRLQYQTYDVTNLLSQGANVIAMGLGNGWYRGSLAWGDNKNLYGKDISLLFQLDIIYSDGSKESVLSDGSWKSTTGSITYSEIYNGEIIDARKQKTGWRMSGYDDSNWSGVKVSNYKKSNLIACENEPIKKHETFTPVKIFTTPKGEQVIDFGQNLVGWVMIKAKGNAGDTITISHAEVLDRYGNFYTENLRAAKALAKYVLRGEGEESFEPHFTFFGFRYIRIENYPGELKPENFTAVALYSNMKPTGSFSSSNALINQLQHNIQWGQRGNFLDVPTDCPQRDERLGWTGDAQAFSRTAAFNFGVNNFFAKWLKDAEADQYTNGALPHVIPNVLGQNSGGSAGWADAATIIPWNMWLAYGDKKILENQYNSMKAWVGFMEKNSTDNLWNKGFHFGDWLFYRPYDDNDGRSAVTDKYLIAQCFYAHSTRLVIRAAGVLNKKDDEKHYTDLLNKIKQAFLKEYVTPGGRLVSSTQTAYVLALNFDMLPEAMRPSVADKLVENIKSYGTHLTTGFLGTPYLCHVLSRFGHTDLAYELLLQETYPSWLYPVKMGATTIWERWNGIRPDSTFEPASMNSFNHYAYGAIGDWMYRIVCGIDTDEDNPGYKKIEIQPHIGKGLTNASASLKTYYGTISSSWKKENDGLVFDVEIPPNTTATIYVPAENGSLITESGKLIGDIKEIEIKGAVPRYLMLKAGSGKYHFEVKK, translated from the coding sequence ATGAAAAGAATTCTTATTGGCTTCATATTACTTGTTTCCGTATCAAAAATTTCAGCGCAGGTAACAGTTGCAAATCTTCTTTGTGAAAATCTTTCCAACCCCTTAGGACTTGGGATAAAGCAACCTCGTTTCAGTTGGCAATTAGTCTCTGATAAACGTAATACAATGCAAACTGCTTATGAAGTAAAAGTGATGCAAGGGAAAACAGTTGCATGGAATAGTGGCAAGCTTATGTCTGATCAATCTGTATTTATTTCTTATGGTGGATCAGCTTTGCAATCAGGAAAAAAGTATAACTGGCAGGTAAGGGTTTGGGATAATGAAGGAAAGGCTTCAACCTGGAGTGAACCGGCATGGTTTCAAATGGCATTGCTTGATACTATGGACTGGAAAGCAAACTGGATCGAACCGGGATTTGCAGAAGAAGCGAGCAGGCCAACTCCTTTATTCAGAAAAGAATTTAAAGCAGCTAAAAAAATTCAGTCTGCTACAGCATACATCACTTCACATGGAATGTATGAAGGATATATAAATGGAAAACGAATTGGTGAGTATTATTTAACTCCCGGCTGGACCAGTTATAATAAACGTCTTCAATATCAAACATACGATGTTACAAATCTTTTAAGCCAGGGAGCGAATGTAATAGCAATGGGATTAGGTAACGGCTGGTACAGAGGTTCCCTCGCCTGGGGCGATAATAAAAATCTTTATGGAAAGGATATTTCATTATTATTTCAGCTTGATATTATTTATTCTGACGGAAGCAAAGAATCAGTTCTATCAGATGGTTCGTGGAAATCAACAACAGGAAGTATTACTTATTCAGAAATTTATAATGGTGAGATCATTGATGCCCGGAAGCAAAAAACAGGATGGCGAATGTCAGGTTATGATGATTCAAACTGGAGTGGGGTTAAAGTAAGTAATTACAAAAAATCAAATCTTATTGCCTGCGAAAATGAACCGATTAAAAAACATGAGACGTTTACACCCGTAAAAATATTTACCACCCCAAAAGGGGAGCAGGTGATCGACTTCGGTCAGAATCTTGTTGGTTGGGTTATGATCAAAGCAAAAGGAAATGCGGGGGATACAATTACTATTTCGCATGCAGAAGTATTGGATAGATACGGAAATTTTTATACAGAGAATCTGCGTGCAGCAAAAGCACTGGCTAAATATGTATTAAGAGGCGAAGGTGAAGAATCTTTTGAGCCACATTTTACATTCTTTGGGTTTCGTTATATAAGAATAGAAAATTATCCCGGTGAGTTGAAGCCTGAAAATTTTACAGCGGTTGCTTTATACAGTAATATGAAACCAACCGGTTCATTCAGTTCTTCAAATGCTCTTATCAATCAACTGCAGCATAATATTCAATGGGGGCAACGGGGAAATTTTTTAGATGTACCAACTGATTGTCCTCAACGTGACGAACGATTAGGATGGACTGGTGATGCGCAGGCTTTCTCAAGAACGGCCGCCTTCAATTTTGGTGTAAATAATTTTTTTGCGAAATGGCTGAAAGATGCGGAAGCAGATCAGTATACAAATGGTGCCTTGCCACATGTTATTCCAAATGTGCTGGGCCAGAACTCGGGTGGCTCAGCAGGCTGGGCTGATGCAGCTACTATCATTCCCTGGAATATGTGGCTGGCCTATGGCGATAAAAAGATCCTGGAAAACCAGTACAACAGCATGAAAGCATGGGTAGGTTTTATGGAAAAAAACAGCACAGATAATTTATGGAACAAAGGTTTTCATTTTGGCGACTGGCTTTTTTATCGTCCGTATGATGATAACGATGGAAGATCAGCTGTAACCGACAAATACCTGATTGCACAGTGCTTTTATGCACACTCTACAAGGCTGGTTATTAGGGCTGCAGGAGTTTTGAATAAAAAAGATGACGAGAAGCATTATACGGACCTTTTGAATAAGATAAAACAGGCTTTTCTTAAAGAATATGTAACTCCGGGAGGGCGGTTAGTATCAAGCACTCAGACTGCCTATGTGCTGGCCTTAAACTTTGATATGTTGCCCGAAGCAATGCGTCCATCTGTTGCCGATAAATTAGTTGAGAATATTAAAAGTTATGGTACACATTTAACCACGGGTTTCCTCGGTACTCCTTATTTATGTCATGTGCTTTCAAGATTTGGACATACTGATCTGGCTTATGAATTATTGTTACAGGAAACATATCCTTCATGGTTATACCCTGTAAAAATGGGAGCAACTACGATCTGGGAAAGATGGAATGGAATAAGACCTGACAGCACATTTGAACCGGCATCAATGAACTCATTTAACCATTATGCCTATGGGGCTATTGGCGACTGGATGTATCGTATTGTTTGCGGAATAGATACAGATGAAGATAATCCTGGCTACAAAAAAATAGAAATACAACCGCATATTGGTAAGGGTCTCACAAATGCATCTGCTTCCTTAAAAACTTATTATGGAACGATAAGTTCATCATGGAAAAAAGAAAATGATGGGCTGGTGTTTGATGTAGAAATTCCACCCAACACTACAGCCACTATTTATGTGCCGGCGGAAAATGGTTCATTGATCACGGAATCAGGAAAATTAATAGGAGATATCAAAGAAATAGAGATCAAAGGGGCAGTGCCTCGCTACCTGATGCTGAAAGCTGGCTCAGGTAAATATCATTTTGAAGTGAAGAAATGA
- a CDS encoding uracil-DNA glycosylase codes for MDVKIEPGWKELLKAEFVKPYFEQIPLHLKTEKEQGKKIFPPGSQIFNAFNITPIDKVKVVILGQDPYHGPGQAHGLCFSVSNGIAQPPSLVNIFKELHDDIGVPIPDHGNLTKWAEQGVFLLNASLTVRSGEPMSHSKIGWAEFTNSVIRKISDAKKHVVFLLWGKFAQEKSILIDESKHLVLRAAHPSPLSAYAGFFGCKHFSKANQYLVANGIDPIDWKL; via the coding sequence ATGGATGTAAAAATTGAACCGGGCTGGAAGGAACTATTAAAAGCTGAATTCGTTAAACCTTATTTTGAGCAGATCCCTTTGCATCTTAAAACTGAAAAAGAACAAGGCAAGAAAATTTTTCCGCCGGGCTCACAGATATTTAATGCTTTTAATATAACTCCAATTGATAAAGTAAAGGTCGTCATACTCGGGCAAGATCCTTATCATGGTCCCGGGCAGGCACATGGACTTTGCTTCTCCGTTTCAAATGGCATTGCACAACCACCTTCATTGGTAAATATTTTTAAAGAATTGCATGATGATATTGGCGTTCCTATTCCTGATCATGGCAATTTAACTAAATGGGCTGAGCAAGGTGTGTTCCTGCTAAATGCTTCTTTGACTGTCCGGAGTGGAGAACCAATGAGTCATTCAAAAATTGGATGGGCAGAATTTACTAATTCTGTTATCCGGAAAATTTCAGATGCCAAAAAGCATGTTGTGTTTTTATTATGGGGAAAATTTGCACAGGAGAAAAGCATCCTGATCGATGAGAGTAAGCACCTGGTACTTCGGGCAGCACATCCTTCTCCCCTTTCTGCATATGCTGGTTTCTTTGGGTGCAAACATTTTTCTAAAGCAAATCAATATCTTGTTGCAAACGGAATTGATCCGATCGACTGGAAATTATAA
- a CDS encoding LPS-assembly protein LptD has product MIDYKFSSIYLLTGLLTATIFYSQTWKTSLHDVSHDYFITSLTSYTDTVPPKPKKDSVRNEKVNSDSLIINLSDSASRLPIDTTPPKSKTDTFSLKLSKDSLDAPVKYEAADSAVVLIKEKKITLFGKTKTDYTDITLTAPRVELDQNTQIVTAFNSTDSTGTVLEEARFKNADNEFTSDSIRYNFKTQKGLTKNTATKYGELTVIAETSKKVNSNTTFIKRGQFTTCDIIDEPHFAFRTSKMKVINEKVAVSGPAHPEFEGVPIPIYLPFGFFPLKQGRKSGLLPVQFTSNEQFGLGFEGIGFYKVINEYWDAKFYGSIYTYGGWSFNVSPTYRKRYKYNGNFNFSVQETKTNFKGDPDYGRSRNYRVSWSHSVDSRARPGTNFSANVNAGSSSYNKFVPNNPQINFQNQMSSSISYSKTWAGKPYQLSLTANHNQNNQTRLYNVSLPNVTMSVNTVYPFQKKEITGSPKWYEKLGVGYSGNLVNQFSFYDTAFEFKHVIDTMQWGGRNAFPISLSLPPIMGGAVMVSPSISYENILIAQTFRRTWNPVTKKVDTTITKGVYMDHSMSFGIGFSTAIFGTKEFKHSKIRHTIRPTMSANYKPDLSGSHFYNVQVDTTGYTYRFSEFEGSVMGYFGEGQTGGLGFQVDNNLEMKVKDKKDTTGAGTKKIRLVDGYGFSTGYNFLADSMKLSPISLYFRTNLFEKISLSANSTLDPYQMNSRGQSIDKYVWEDGKFSLGRLKNSSISMTTQFQSKPKDEKKAADKKKREDELLNDPALAGDATQLLEYKRKNPNEFVDFNIPWTMSVGLSIYFQDILKPDFSGYTTEINSSFNFNGDFSLTPKWKISGGGYYDIRAKKLQSFQMGISREMHCWQLNINVAPVGLYRYFSFSLSPKGQILQDLKINRTRSFSSF; this is encoded by the coding sequence ATGATAGATTACAAATTTAGTTCAATTTATCTTCTCACCGGGTTACTGACTGCTACGATATTTTACTCACAAACGTGGAAAACTTCGTTGCATGATGTAAGTCATGACTATTTTATCACCTCTTTAACATCATACACAGACACTGTACCTCCCAAACCAAAGAAAGACAGTGTAAGAAATGAAAAGGTAAATTCCGATTCGTTAATAATAAATTTATCTGATTCAGCCAGTCGCTTACCAATTGATACAACACCACCGAAATCAAAGACAGATACTTTTTCACTTAAGCTTTCAAAAGATTCACTGGATGCGCCGGTGAAATATGAAGCAGCAGATTCAGCAGTTGTATTGATAAAAGAAAAAAAGATTACGCTGTTTGGCAAAACAAAAACCGATTACACTGATATAACATTGACAGCTCCGAGAGTTGAACTAGATCAGAATACACAGATTGTTACGGCCTTTAATTCTACGGACAGTACTGGCACTGTACTAGAAGAAGCACGGTTTAAAAATGCTGATAACGAGTTTACCAGCGATTCGATCCGGTATAACTTCAAAACACAAAAGGGATTAACAAAAAACACGGCAACAAAGTATGGAGAACTTACCGTGATAGCTGAAACGTCAAAGAAAGTAAATAGCAATACCACATTTATCAAGCGGGGACAGTTTACTACATGTGATATTATTGATGAGCCACATTTTGCTTTTCGAACCAGTAAAATGAAAGTTATAAATGAGAAAGTAGCTGTATCCGGTCCAGCACATCCTGAATTTGAAGGTGTGCCTATTCCTATTTACCTGCCATTTGGTTTTTTCCCTTTGAAACAGGGAAGGAAATCCGGCTTATTGCCGGTACAGTTCACATCGAATGAACAGTTCGGTCTTGGTTTTGAAGGCATCGGTTTTTATAAAGTAATAAACGAGTACTGGGATGCAAAATTTTATGGGAGCATTTATACATACGGTGGATGGTCTTTTAATGTAAGTCCTACTTACCGGAAAAGATATAAGTATAATGGCAACTTTAATTTTTCCGTACAGGAAACAAAAACAAATTTTAAAGGCGACCCTGATTATGGACGTTCGAGAAACTATCGTGTCAGCTGGAGTCACTCTGTTGATAGTCGTGCAAGGCCCGGCACCAATTTCAGTGCAAATGTAAATGCAGGTTCTTCCAGCTATAATAAATTTGTGCCCAACAACCCCCAGATAAATTTTCAGAACCAGATGAGCTCATCGATCAGTTATTCCAAAACATGGGCAGGTAAACCTTATCAATTATCATTGACAGCTAATCACAACCAAAATAACCAGACAAGACTGTATAATGTAAGTTTACCCAACGTTACCATGAGTGTGAACACGGTATACCCATTTCAGAAAAAAGAAATAACCGGTTCTCCTAAATGGTATGAGAAACTAGGGGTAGGATATAGTGGCAACCTGGTAAACCAGTTCTCTTTTTATGATACCGCTTTTGAATTTAAACATGTGATCGATACGATGCAATGGGGTGGGAGAAACGCTTTTCCTATCAGTCTTTCATTGCCGCCAATAATGGGTGGTGCAGTAATGGTCTCACCAAGTATTTCGTATGAAAATATTCTAATTGCACAAACATTCAGAAGAACATGGAACCCTGTTACTAAAAAAGTGGATACAACAATTACGAAAGGCGTATACATGGATCATAGCATGTCATTTGGTATTGGGTTCAGTACGGCTATATTCGGTACGAAGGAATTCAAACACTCAAAGATCCGTCATACGATCCGGCCAACAATGAGTGCCAATTATAAACCTGATCTGTCTGGCAGTCATTTCTATAATGTGCAAGTTGACACAACAGGATATACTTATCGTTTTTCAGAATTTGAAGGAAGTGTAATGGGTTATTTTGGTGAAGGACAAACAGGTGGCCTTGGTTTCCAGGTGGACAATAATCTCGAAATGAAAGTAAAAGACAAAAAAGATACTACCGGAGCAGGCACCAAAAAAATTAGATTAGTTGATGGTTATGGATTTTCTACAGGATATAATTTTTTGGCAGATAGTATGAAGCTCTCGCCAATTTCACTCTACTTCCGGACGAACCTCTTTGAAAAAATAAGTCTATCAGCAAACTCTACTCTCGACCCATATCAAATGAATTCAAGAGGACAAAGTATTGACAAATATGTTTGGGAAGATGGTAAATTCAGTCTTGGAAGATTAAAGAATAGCAGCATATCCATGACTACACAGTTTCAAAGCAAACCTAAAGACGAAAAGAAAGCTGCAGACAAGAAAAAAAGAGAAGATGAATTGCTGAATGACCCTGCACTGGCAGGTGATGCCACACAACTGCTGGAATACAAGAGAAAAAATCCGAACGAATTTGTAGATTTCAATATACCCTGGACCATGAGTGTTGGCCTTTCAATTTATTTCCAGGATATTTTGAAACCAGATTTCAGTGGCTATACAACGGAGATCAATAGCAGTTTTAATTTTAATGGTGATTTCAGTCTTACACCTAAATGGAAAATATCAGGTGGTGGTTATTATGATATACGGGCAAAAAAATTACAGAGTTTCCAGATGGGAATTTCGAGAGAGATGCATTGCTGGCAATTGAATATTAATGTAGCACCGGTGGGCCTGTACCGTTATTTCAGTTTCTCCTTAAGTCCAAAAGGACAAATTTTACAGGACTTGAAAATAAATCGTACCCGGTCATTTTCAAGTTTCTGA
- a CDS encoding 1-acyl-sn-glycerol-3-phosphate acyltransferase gives MKIIKEILGRVFALWAIVTFILTFLVIFIPSMITWLIPNPAGQAIFIWLARLWMNVWLLLVGCPLRVYGRKNFKKDETYIVTCNHNSFMDVPLSCPFIPGANKTIAKASFTKIPLFGFYYMKGSVLVDRNSDESRRKSYDKMKAVLKGNMHMSVYPEGTRNRTNEPLKKFHDGAFKLSVETGNAIMPCVIFNTRKVLPANKAFYFWPHKLEMHYLQPVSSIGKSSQELKMEVFEKMKIFYVTKSET, from the coding sequence TTGAAAATAATTAAAGAAATATTGGGTCGTGTGTTTGCTCTTTGGGCAATTGTAACATTCATTCTTACATTTCTTGTCATTTTTATTCCGTCCATGATCACATGGCTAATACCTAACCCTGCGGGGCAAGCAATTTTTATATGGCTTGCAAGGTTGTGGATGAATGTATGGTTGCTGCTCGTAGGTTGTCCTCTTCGTGTTTACGGGAGAAAGAATTTTAAAAAAGACGAAACATATATTGTTACCTGCAATCATAATTCATTTATGGATGTTCCACTTTCATGTCCATTTATTCCGGGTGCTAATAAAACGATCGCAAAAGCAAGTTTTACAAAAATTCCGTTATTTGGTTTTTACTATATGAAAGGATCAGTGCTGGTGGATAGAAACAGCGATGAAAGCCGCCGAAAAAGTTATGATAAAATGAAAGCGGTGTTGAAAGGAAATATGCACATGAGTGTTTACCCCGAAGGCACAAGGAACCGAACAAACGAACCATTAAAAAAATTTCATGATGGTGCATTCAAACTTTCTGTAGAAACCGGGAATGCAATTATGCCGTGTGTGATCTTTAATACCCGTAAAGTATTACCAGCTAATAAAGCATTTTATTTTTGGCCCCATAAACTGGAGATGCATTACCTGCAACCTGTATCTTCTATTGGTAAATCATCACAGGAACTGAAGATGGAAGTATTTGAGAAAATGAAAATTTTTTATGTGACAAAATCAGAAACTTGA